ACGTGCTCGGCGACGAACTCGAGACGCTGGGCGAAACGCCGCATTGGCTCAGCGATGCGGTGGCCGAAACCTATTTCCCCGGCAATGTGCGACAGCTGCGCAACCTCGCGGAGCGCGTGGGCGTGATCGCGCGGCAGCTGCGCGGCTGGGACCAGAACCTGATCCAGCGCGCCATCGCGTTGACGCGCGGCACGCCCGCGCCGGCGATCTCGGCCGACAGGAACGGCGGTGGCGGCAGCGGCGGTGGTGGCGGTGTCGCGCTCGACAGCAACGGCGACCGCAAGGGCTGGAACAGCAGCGAGCGCAACCGCATCATCGCGGCGCTCGAGATCAACGACTGGAAGCGCCAGGACACCGCGCAGCACCTGGGCATCAGCCGCAAGGTGCTGTGGGAAAAGATGCGCAAGTACCAGATCCTCGACGGCGAACCGGGCATCCCAGAGGACGCCTGATCGACCCCGCCCCGTTGCCCTCAGCGGGGCATCAGGCGGGGCGTGCGGCGCAGCGGCGGGTTGTTGGCCGCGGCGCCCGGCGAGCGTTCGACGACCGGCTCGTTCGGGCAGGCCGAGTTGCTCGAGATGCACAGCGCCGACAGCAAACCATCCTCGGTGATCACGGACCGGTTCGGCGGGCCGAAGATGCGGTCGAGCCAGTTGTTGGTTCCGTCGGGCTCGATGCGCAGTTCGCCGGTGGTGCGCGCCAGGCGCAGCTCGGAAATGCGCAGGTCGAAGACACCGTCGACGTAGTCGAACAGCAGCGTGTAGTAGTCCAGCTGCGCGTCGAGCACCTTGGGCAGGGTCTCGCGGCCGAATTCCATCAGGCGGCGGCGGCCGCGGAAGGCCTGGCCCGAGGTGCTGACGGCCTCCATGAGCTGCTTCTCTCGCTCACGTCCCGAGACGGTGCGGGCCCATGACGCCGAGGTGAGCTCGAACAGGTTGTTCTTCACGCCTTCGAGCTTGGCTTCCTGGTTGGCGACTTCGGCGAGCGCGCTCCTCAGGCGCAGCTGCCGGTCGAAGCCGTTGCCGAAGTTCCAGTTGAGCTCGAAGGCCGCGCGCGTCGGGTCCTGCGGCGACACGCCGCGCGGGTCCTTGCTCTTCACGACCACGGCGTCGAGCGTCGGGTAGAGGCTGGACTCCTGCTGATCGACCAGCGCCCTCGCGCGATCGATGCGGCCCTGCGCTTCGGCGATCTCGGTGCTGCGGCTCTCGGCGCGCCGCAGCGCTTCTTCCTGCGAGCCGATGCGCCACTGCAGCGGCGCCGCGAGCACGGGCAACGACTCGGTGTTGGGCGAGAACTTGAAGTAGTTGCGGAACTTCGCGAGCGCCTCGTCGCGCTGGGCTTCAAAATCGGATTCGCGCGCGGCCACCAGGGCGCGGCGCGAGGCGGCCATGTTGAGGTCGTTGTCGCCCGACACGCCGAGCGCGACGCGGCGGGCTTCCGCCTTCGAGAGCTCCGCCACCACCTCGGTGGCGCGGTGCGCGATCTGCTTTTTCAGGTCGAAGCGCTGCACCTGCAGGTAGGCGGTGAGCGCGTCCAGCACCACTTTCTGCGATGTGGTGATGACCGCTTCGTCGTCGGCCTTGTTGCCGGCCTCGGCGGCGCGCTGCGCGGCGCTCATCGCACCGCCATCGATCAGGCTCACGCGCGCTTCGGCGGTGAGCACGGTGTAGCTCTGGGTCTTGGCGTTGTCCGCGCCGCTGTTGTAGTTGCCGGACGAGGTGCCGATCTTGAAGCGCGGGTAGCGCGCCTGCTTGGCGGCATCGACGCTGTAGCTGCTGGTGGCGGCGGCGGCCTGGGCCGTCTGCACCTCGGGGTACTCCTGCGAGAGCGTGATCAGCGCCTGCTTCACGCGCTGGGCGTAGCTCGCGGCGCCGATGGACGGCGTCGAGAGGCGGCGCGAGAGCGAGAGCGATGGCGGCGGCGAGCCGTCTCCTTCTTCCTGCGCAAACGCCGTCGTCGGCGGAAGCGCGAAGCTCGCGCACAGTGCTGCGCACAGCACCCCGGTGCCCGTGCGGCGCCGGCCTGTAGCGTTGCGCTCCTTCATGGCTCGCGGAAGGCTTCGCGCCGCAACTTGAGCACTGGACGAAGGATGTACCAGATGAACGGATCGGTGCCGACGCGCAGGTCGACTTCGGACTCCATGCCGGCGGTGATGCGGTTCTCCGTGCGGCCCACATGCGACTGCGACATGCTGATCAGCAGGCGGTAGTACGGCGCACCTTGCGAGATGGCCGCGTCGCGGTCGGCATCGGCGGCCACCAGCATCACCTTGCCTTCGACGGCGCCGTAGCGCAGGTAGTCGTAGGCGGTGATCTTCACGCGCGCCGACTGGCCGACCTCCACGAAGCCGCGGTCGTTCGGGTTGAGCCGCGCCTCGACCATGATCTCGTCCTTGTCGGGCACCACTTCGAGGATGGACTCGCCGGGCTTCACGACCCAGCCGGGGCTGGAGCTGCGCAGGCCCTTGACGATGCCGTCCGACGGTGCCTTCACCACGGTGCGCGAACGCTGCGTGCGAGCGCGCGCCAGGTCTTCGCTAAGGCTGGCGAACTGCCGTTCGACGGTGGCCAGTTCGTCCGAGGCGCGGCGGCGGTAACGGCCTTCGGCCTCGGCCATCTTGGCCTGGGATTCGGTGATGGCGGCGTTGGCGGAAATCACGCCCTGGCGCGCCACCGCGAGTTCGCTGCGCACGCCCTCGGCCTGCCGGCGCTTCTCCAGCACTTCGACCTGGCCGACCAGTTTCTCGCTGAGCAGTTGCTCGGAGATCTCGAGCTCCTTCTGCATCAACTCGAGCCGGTCGCCGAGGCCCTTCACCTTGGCCTGCTGCTCCAGCTGCTTGCTGCGCGCCTGCTCCAGCCCCGACACCGCGCCGGCCATCACGCCGCGCTGTTCGAGCGCGCGCGCCTGGTAGGCGCCCAGTTCGCCTTCGAACACGCTTTCGTCGATGTCGGCGGCGAAGGACTGGCGGCTGAGCGGCTGGCCGCGGCTCTCGGCCATGAGGCGAATGCGGGTGGCCTGCGTGGCCGCGTAGCGGGCGGTGAGTTCCTCGAAATTGAGGCCGCTGCCGCCCAGGTCGATCTCGACCAGCGACTGGCCCTGCTTGACCGTTTCGCCCTCCTTCACCAGCACGGCGCTGACGATGCCGCCTTCCAGATGCTGGATGGACTTGACGCGGTCCGAGGGGATCACGCGACCCGGCGCAACGACCACGGTCTCCATCGGGAAGCCGAGGCCGACCAGGGCCAGCACGGCGACCGCGCCGCCGATGATCCACTGGCGCCGCCGTCCTTGCGGCGAGGTCTGCGCCGCGCGCTTCTGGTCTTCATCCTGAAGAATCTGCGGCAGGTCTGATTTCAAGTTCACGGTCCCCAATCACTCGTCATGAGTCAAGCAGGCAGGCAGCATCACGCCATGGAGCGGGAGGCCGGAGCCCCCGCGTTGTCTTCGTCGCCCACCGCCACCAGCGGCTTCTTCACGCCGAAGAGCTTGGGCACCATGACCGCGGCGGTGCCCTGTTCGACGTCGCCCTGCCCGGTCACGTGGTAGACCACGCTGGCCGCCGAGACGATGCGCAGCGAGTGCGTGACCACCACCACGGTGCGCACCTTGGCCACCGCCAGCAGCGTGGCGAGCAGGTTGCGCTCGCTTTGAAAATCGAGGTCGTTGCTCGGCTCGTCGAGCACCAGCACCGAGGGCTTGCGCAGGAAGCTCATGGCCAGGGCGAGCTTGCGGCGTTCGCCCACCGAGACGCCGGTGCCGCCTTCGCCGACCATGGTGCGGTAGCCGTCGGGCAGCCGCGAGATGAAGTCGTGCGCGCCCGAGAGCTTGCAGGCCGAGACGATCTGCTCGTCGCTCTGGCCGGGCGCGGCGCGCCGCATGGTGTCGATCAGCGTGCCGCCGAACCAGTAGACCTCCTGCGAGAGGTAGCTGATCCAGCGGGAGAGTTCTTCGCGGCCGAACTGCGACAGGTCGTACTCGCCGATGCTCACGATGCCGCGCGTGGGCGCATAGAGGCCCGAGATGAGCTTCACCAGCGTCGACTTGCCCGCGCCGTTGCGCCCGACGATCACATGCAGCCCGCCCGGGCCGATGTCCAGGTCGACGCTCTCGAGCACCGGCTGCTGCGCGGTCTCGGTGAAGCTGAAGCTCACGTCCTTGAGCGTGATGCGGCCCAGCGGCTGCGGCAGCGTCATGCCCGTGGGCGGCTTCTCGACCTGCTCGCCCAGCACGGTTTCCAGGCGCTTGGCGGCTTCCTTCGCGGTGGCCAGCGAGCGCCAGTTCGAGACCAGCCCGGCCACCGGCTGCAGCGCCTTGAGCGCCAGCATGTTGGAGGCGACCAGGCCGCCCACCGTCATCCACTGTTCCATCACCGAGATGGCGCCCACGGTCACCACCACGACCGAGAAGACGGTGAGCAGCACCGTGGTGCCGTCGCGCGCGGTTTCGATCTGGCCGTTCTTGCTGAAGCTCTCGGTGAGCCAGGCGTTGTAGGTCTGGCGCCACATGTCGCTGATGGGGCCGTCGTTGGCCTGCGTCTTGAGCGTTTCGCGCGCGTTGCAGATCTCCGAGGTCATGCGGTCCAGGCCGCGTCCGCGCTGCACTTCCTCGACGCGGCCGGCGCGCACTTCGTCGGCCCACCACCAGGCCAGGAACGACATGATCGCGAGGAACGCGGCCACCACCGGCAGCACCGGCAGGGCGACGATGCCGATCACCACGAGCGCGAAGATCGCCATCGGCAGATCGAAGATCGATTGCGCAAGACCGCCAGTGACGGTGCCGCGCACCGAGCCCACGTCGCGAAAGTACTGCTGCCACACCGAGGCCGGCCGCGCTTCGAGCGCGCGCAGCGGACGCGCCAGCATCGACTGCAGCAACGCACCCGAGACGCCGTGGTCGATGATCGCGCCCGCATTGCGCAGCATGCGCGAACGACGCGTGCGCAGCCAGAACTCGATGCACAGGAAGAACAGGATGCCGCTCACCAGCGCCGCGAGCGTCGAGGTGCCGCTGCGCGAGAGCACGCGGTCATACACCTGCAAGAGAAAGATGGAGGGCAGCAGCCCGAACAGGCTGATGGGGAGCGAGCGCCACGCCGCGCTCTTCACGAGCGGGTAGGCCGCGCGGAACGCCGTGTTCAGGGCCTTCGCATAAGGACTGGCACCGGGGACGTCCGGCGTTTCGGCAACCAGTTGGCTGGGCAAGAGAAACTTGATCATGAGAAAGGGCCGATCCGTCGTGCAATGACGCGTGCGTCATTATCGACTGTTACCCAACTGTTACAAGGCAAAAATTCGCGCTTTGTGCACCTCAGCATCGAGGCACGCTTGCCTTTGTCGGATCGACCTGTTGCTCATTCTTCGTGTCGCGCAGCGATGACGTTGGTGTGACCGTGCAGCCGGCCTGCCGGTCCACCGTTGCCTCCCCTCGCACCGCGGGCAAACCCTCGGCCAGCACCAGCGCGATGTTGGCGCACAACAGCATGCACAGCACCCATGCGAACAGCAGTTGCAGCCAGCCCAGCCACCAGCGTCGCGGCGCCTCCACGTCGCGTTCGTAGGGCATGTGAATCAATGCGTTCCATCTCATGGCAGTGCTTTCAAAACCCGGGCGAGCCGGGACAGACCGACACCCGCTGAACTCTTGGCCAGCACCCAGTCGCCCGGTTGCAGCAGACCGCCCAATGCGGTCGACAGGTCCGACACGTCCACGAACCAGTGCGAACGGACCTTGGTACGAATGCTCGCGTGCAGCGCCCGCATGAGCGGACCGCACAGCAGCACCCGGTCGGGCTGCGACGCCAGCAACTCTTCCTCCAGATCGAGGTGATGGCGTTGCGCCGCGGGACCCAGCTCCTGCATGTCGCCGAGGATGGCGACACGTCGCGCAGGTTCGCAGGGGGCTTGTGACAGCAATTCAAGCGCCGCCCGCATCGAGCTCGGGTTGGCGTCGTAGGTTTCATCGATCAGCTTGAAGCTTCCGCCGCCGATGTGAATGGTGTGCAGCGCGCCGCGTCCGCCCGGCGGCTCGAAGTGCGCGAAGGGCTCCACGGCCGCGGCCAGCGGCAGGCGCAGCGCCTGCAGCGCGCCGAGCGCGGCGACGGCGGCGGCGCCCATGTGGCGGCCCGGCGCATTGAGCCGCAGCTGGAAGGGCTCGCCCGCCACCTGCGCCTGCACCTCGCCGTGGTCGAAGGCGAGCAGGCGCACGTCGGCGTCCTTGTGCTCGCCGTAGGTCACGATCTGCAGCTGGTGCGCCATCGCGGCTTCGGCGAAGGTCGCGAATTCGGGCATGTCGCGGTTGAGCACCACGCTGTCGCCGGCGGCCATGCCCTGGAAGATCCGGGCGTCCATGCGCGCGGCGGCGTCCGAGGGGCCGCGGTGCTTCTGCGATGCGGCCGAGAGCCCGGTCACCACCACCAACGAAGGCCGCACCAGTTGCGACGACGCCGGCATGTGCGAGGTGCCCATCTCCAGCACCCAGTAGGCCGCATGCCGGGGCATGCAGGTGAGGTTCCACGCGATGCCCGAGGGCAGGCTGATGTTGCCTTCGGGCTGCCCGACCTCGCCCCACACGGTGAGCGCGCCGGCCATCATGGCGGCCACGGTGCTGCTGCCGGTGCCGTTGCCCAGCACGCCGCAGACGCGGCCGGTGAATTCGGTGCGCGCATGCTCGCCCAGCTGCAACACCGCTTGCAGCACGTTCGGCACCTTGAGCACCGGCACGCGCTTGTCCAGGTGCGGCTTGGGGTCGGTGCACAGCACCGCCGCGGCCGGCTGCAAGACGCCCTTGAGCGTGACGGCCGCGAGCGGCGTCTTCGACGGGCGCGTCTGGTTCTCGAACACCACGCGGCCCTTGCGCATGAAGGAGCGCTGCGTCACGCCGCTCGCGCGCCAGCCGTCTTCGGGGCGCACCACCCATTCGCCGCCGGTCACGCGCGCCATTTCGCTCGCGGTCCAGGTGGCGCCATCGTCCCGCGGATTGCCTGCCAGGCTGCTCACGCCCTGCGGCACGCGGCGCTCGATCAGGTAGCGGTGGTACGACGCGAAACCCGACACGTACTGCTCGACGTCGTCGATGCGCACACGGAACGCGTGATGCCGGATGAAGAAGGATCCGACGACGGTGGACGGCCGCCGGAAATACATCGCCACCTCCGGCCAGAAGAAGCCGTTGAGCAGGTAGTGGGCGCGGTAGTCGAGCGCGCGGTAGAACTTCTCGGTGTCCAGCTCGTCGAGCAGGTGCCGCATCGCGGGCATGCCCTCCAGCCGCTGGAGCATCTGCTGCGCGGCCAGCATGAGCCCGAGCAGCGTCGGGAAGGTGGTCTTGCGGTCGAGCACGAAGTCGAGATATCCCGCGACGTTCTGCAGCCCGAAGCGGAAGTACTTTTCCTGCGGGCTCCAGTGCGTGAGCTCGTTGACGCAGCAGCTCAACCAGTGGTCGTGCGCCTGCCAGTGCTGGCTCGCGATGAAATGATCGAATGCCTTCTCGACCGCGGCCAGCCAGCGCGCGTCGCGCGTGAGGCCGTAGAGCCGCATGAGTCCGTAGGCCGCTTCGCCGTCGTAGTAGATGACGCGCGAAGCCTGCTTCACCGCCAGGTCGGTGGCGTGCAGCACGTGGTTGAAGCGGCCGGTGGCCGGGTCCTGCAGCGACACGATGCCCAGCGCCAGCTTTTCCAGCAGCGGCAGCCAGCGGCGCGTGTCCATGAGCTCGCAGTACTTCACCAGTGCAAGCACGCAGGCGGCGTTGCCGCCGAGCTTGATCTCCCCGCCGGTGTCCACGAGGAAGGCCACCTCGCGGCCGTCGGCGAGCTGGTAGTCGCGGATCAGCCAGTTGGTGAGGTGGTCGAGCGCGCGGTCGACGGCCGAGCGCAGGGTTTCGTCGCGCGTGACCTCCCATGCTTCGAGCATGGCGTGGATCGCGCTCGCATGGCGCATCGCGTCGTAGGTCGGGATGCGGCGGTCGAAGCACGGGAAGTAGCCGTACACGAAGAGTCCGTCGCTCTGCACCTGGCGCGCGAGGTAGGCCGAGCCGCTGCGCACGAGGTCCAGCGCCGACTGCGGATTCAGCGCCGGCAGCTGGCGGCGGCCCGCATCGAGCCCCGTGCCGATGAGCTTGTGCACCACGCCGTCGGGCTGGCAGAACACGCCCACGGTCGCCAGCAGGTAGACCGGTTGGTCCGTCGGCATGTCGAGTGCGAGCGTGCGCTGGAAGCGCGCCTGTCCGTAGGCCTCGAAGTTGCGCGGGTTCATCACCGCATGCGCGATGGTCGAGTCGCCGGCCAGCATCGCGTTGGCGTTGAGCTCCTGCTCGGTGAAGGCGATCTCGAAATCCTTGTCGAAGGCCAGGCCCAGACGGAAGTAGTTGCGCTTGACGGCGGTGAGCTGGGTCTTGAACTGCGCCCAGTCCATCGGGCTCGCGCCCTCGACCCAGTCGATGCGAAGCCAGGGCGAGACCACACCGTGGTCGCGCACCCAGCCTTCGACGAAGTCGGCGCCTTCGCGCCATGCGGTCTCGAACTCGGCGGCCCGCGCATGCACGACGTGCGCGCGCTGTGAACCGTCGCTCACCGAGAAGAACAGCGTGAACGCCGGGTAAGGGGCGGGCAGCGCCGCGCACACCGACGCCAGGCGTTCGTGGCAGGCGTGGAGCTGGTCTGAAAAGGACATCATTCGGCCCCGATCGAGTGCGGGAGACCGGCTGCGTCCGTCATCTATCTGCTCTCGCTTGGACGACGGAATCGCGGACCGGAGACTGTTGCCTTCGACGTCATCGCTTGGACTCCGGCTTCAGCGGTAGCTGAACTCGGCGCGGCGATTGAGCTGGTAGCCCTCCTCGGTGGTTTCCAGGGACGCGGGCTTTTCGATGCCCCAGCTGATGGCCTCGACACGCTCGGCCGGCACGCCGAGCTGCGTGAGCGCCCGTTGCACCGACTCCGAACGGCGCTGCCCCAGCGCGAGGTTGTATTCGCGGCCGCCGCGCGAGTCGGTGTGGCCTTCGATGACCACGCGGCTCGTCGAGCGGTTCTTCATGAAGCTCGCATGCGCATCCACGATCCGCTGGTCCTGCGGACGGATGTTGTATTTGTCGAAGTCGAAGTACACGATCTTCGGCACGCCGGCCGGGCCGTTCTGTATCGGCGCCGGGGGCGCCGGCTCCACCTTGGCCACCGCGGCCGCGCCCTTGTTCGAGTAGTAGTAATTCGCGTCGTCGCGGCCGCTCTTGGGCCCCGTACCGCAGGCGACGAGGCTGGCCCCGAGCGCAACGATGGCCAATATCCGGAAATTCTTTTTCATATCAATCCTTTCGCGGGACAGACCGGTGGCCGGTCTGTCCCTGTCTGCGGTTTCCCTCTTCCCTCTCTCCTTCGCTCTTTCTTTGATCAGCCCAGCAGGCCGTGCAGGATGTTGGTCACCGGCGACGCCGCGTGCTCGACCAGGCTGGTGATCGGGGTCACGACCTCGGTCACCAGCGGGGTGACTGCGTGGTCGACCGTGTTCACCACGGTGGCCACGGTGTCGACCACCGGTGCCGCTGCACCCGATGCGCCGGCCAGGATGTCGGCCACCGGCTCGACCACGCTGGTGGCGGCACCCGCCACCGTGGCGACGATCGGAGTGACCGTGTCCGTCAGGCTGCTTGCCACATCGGAGACCGGCTGCAGGATGTTGGCGACCGGACCGTCGCTGCCCAGGAGGCCGCCGAGCAATCCACCCACCAGACCGTCCTGACCCAGCAGGCTGCCGACGAGACCGTCGTTGCCCAGCAGGTTGCCCACGAGGCCGTCGTCGCCCAGGAGGCCGCCGACCAGGCCATCGTTGCCGAGCAGGCCGCCGACAAGGCCGTCGCTACCGAGCACGCCGCCGAGGAGGCCACCGTCGCCGCCGAGGACGCCGCCGAGCAAACCACCGTCACCGCCGAGGACACCGCCCAGGAGGCCGTCGTCACCCAGGACACCGCCGAGCAAGCCGCCGTCGCCGCCGAGGACACCGCCGAGCAGACCGCCGTCACCGCCGAGGACACCGCCCAGGAGGCCGTCGTCACCCAGGATGCCGCCGAGCAAACCGCCGTCGCCGCCGAGGACGCCGCCGAGCAGACCACCGTCACCGCCGAGGACACCGCCCAGGAGGCCGTCGTCACCCAGGATGCCGCCGAGCAAACCGCCGTCGCCGCCGAGCAGACCACCGTCACCGCCGAGGACACCGCCCAGGAGGCCGTCGTCACCCAGGATGCCGCCGAGCAGGCCGCCGTCGCCACCCAGGACGCCGCCGAGCAGACCACCGTCACCGCCGAGGACGCCGCCCAAGAGGCCGTCGTCACCCAGGATGCCGCCGAGCAGGCCGCCGTCGCCGCCGAGGACGCCGCCGAGCAGACCACCGTCACCGCCGAGGACACCGCCCAGGAGGCCGTCGTCACCCAGGATGCCGCCGAGCAAGCCGCCGTCGCCGCCGAGGACGTCGCCGAGCAGACCACCGTCACCGCCGAGGACACCGCCCAGGAGGCCGTCGTCACCCAGGATGCCGCCGAGCAGACCGCCGTCACCGCCGAGGACGCCGCCCAGGAGGCCGTCGTCACCCAACAGGCCGCCTACGAGGCCGTCATCGCCAAGGATGCCGCCGAGGAGACCACCGTCACCGCCGAGCAAGCCGCCCAGCAGACCGTCGTCGCCCAGGACACCGCCGAGGAGGCCGCCGTCGCCGCCGAGCAAACCGCCCAGCAGACCGTCGTCACCCAGCACGCCGCCGAGTAGACCGCCGTCGCCGCCGAGCAAACCGCCCAGCAGGCCGTCGTCACCCAGGACACCGCCGAGGAGACCACCGTCGCCGCCGAGCAAACCGCCCAGCAGGCCGTCGTCACCCAGGACACCGCCGAGGAGACCACCGTCGCCGCCGAGCAAACCGCCCAGCAGACCGTCGTCACCCAGGACACCGCCGAGGAGGCCGCCGTCGCCGCCGAGCAAACCGCCCAGCAGACCGTCGTCACCCAGGACGCCACCGAGGAGGCCGCCGTCGCCGCCGAGCAAGCCGCCCAGCAGGCCGTCATCACCCAGCACGCCGCCGAGGAGGCCGCCGTCACCACCGAGCAAGCCGCCCAGCAGACCGTCGTCACCCAGGACGCCACCGAGGAGGCCGCCGTCGCCGCCGAGCAAGCCGCCCAGCAGGCCGTCATCACCCAGCACGCCGCCGAGGAGGCCGCCGTCACCACCGAGCAAGCCGCCCAGCAGACCGTCGTCACCCAGAACACCGCCGAGGAGGCCGCCGTCGCCGCCGAGCAAGCCGCCCAGCAGGCCGTCGTCACCCAGGACACCGCCGAGGAGACCGCCGTCGCCGCCGAGCAAGCCGCCCAGCAGGCCGTCGTCACCCAGCACACCGCCGAGCAGGTCGCCGTCCAGCAGGTGCGCCACGCCGTCGGTGAGGAAGTCCACTTGCGTGTCCACCGCATTCAGCAGCGCCCCCGTCGTTCCCGCGCCGAGCAGCTGGTCGGTCAGCGGGCTCAGCAGGCCGCTCACGCCGTCCGTCACCTGGTCCACCACGCCGTCGACCGGGTCGAGGACGTTGGGATTGTTCGGGGTGAACACGTCGCCGAAGATCGGGGCCAGCAGGCCGTCGACCACGTCGGTGACGTTGTCGGTGAGGCCGACCACCGGGGTCAGCAGGTCGCCGAGTCCCAGGTCGCCGAGCACGCCGTTGTTCAGGCCACCGACGATGCCGCCCACGATGCCGTCGGTCGGATCGAGCAGGGCCGGGCCGCCAGGCGTGCCGGGGTTGCCGCCGCCGATGCCGTCCAGGATGCCGCCGAGCAGACCGCCCAGGAGGCCGTCTTCGCCGATCAGGCCACCGACGATGCCGTCTTCGCCGAGCAGGCCGCCAGCCAGGCCGTCCGGTCCGAGCAGACCGCCGACAAGGCCGTCGCTGCCGAGCAGGCCGCCGACGATGCCGTCATCGCCCAGGAGACCACCGAGGAGACCGTCGTCGCCGAGCAGGCCGCCCACGAGGCCGTCGCCGCCCAGCAGACCACCGACCAGACCGTCGTCGCCGAGCACGCCGCCCAGCAGACCGTCGTTGCCGAGCAGGCCGCCGACGAGGCCGTCGTCACCCAGCAGGCCACCGAGGAGGCCGTCGTCGCCGAGCAGGCCACCCACGAGGCCGTCGTTGCCGAGCAGACCGCCCAGCAGGCCATCGCTGCCGAGGAGGCCGTCTTCACCGAGCAGGCCGCCTACCAATCCATCGTCGCCGAGCAGGCCGCCCAGCAGACCGTCTTCACCGAGGAGACCGCCGAGCAGGCCGTCGCCGCCGAGCACGCCGCCCAGCGGGCCGCCTTCGCCCAGCACGCCGCCGAGGAGACCGTCTTCACCGAGCAGGCCACCCAGAAGGCCATCGGCACCGAGCAGGCCACCGGCCAGACCGTCTTCACCCAGCAGGTTGCTGAGCAGGCCGTCTTCGCCGAGGAGGCCGCCGACCAGGCCGTCGTCGCCCAGCAGGCCGCCGAGGGCGCTGTCGTCGCCGAGCAGGCTGCCCAGCAGGCCATCCGCACCGAGCACACCGCCCACGAGGCCGCCGAGCAGGCCGTCTTCGCCGAGCAGGCCGCCCAGGGCGCCGTCGTCGCCCAGCAGGTTGCCCAGGAGGCCGCCCAGCGCGCCGTCGTCGCCGAGCAGGCCGCCGACGAGACCGTCGTCGCCCAGGAGGCCGCCGATCAGGCCGTCGTCGCCCAGGAGGCCGCCGACGAGGCCGTTCTCACCCAGCACGCCGTCGAGCAGCCCGCCGATGAGGCCGTCGTCGCCCAGCAGGCCGTCCAGGCCGAGGCCCGCGGTCACGCCGCCCAGCGGGCCGTCACCGCCGAGCAGGTTGCTCAGGCCGTCGGTCACGTAGTCGACCTGGCCCAGCAGCGAGCCGAGCAGCGCATCGGTCACGCCTTCGCCCAGGATGTTGTCCACGATGGGGCTGAGCGTCTCGCCCAGCGGATCGAGGATGTTCTCCACGGCGTTGTCCACCGGGTCGAACTCGTTGGGGTCGTTCGGGGTGAATTCGGAACCGAATAGCGGAGCGAGCACGCTGTCGACCACATCGGTCACACCGTCGACCACACCGGACACGGGTGCCAGGACGCCGCCCAGGCCGAGGGTGTCGTCGATCGCGTCGACCACGCCGTGGACGAGGTTGTCGGCTGGGTCGAGCAGGTGGTCTGCGTCTGCGTCTGCATCTGCATCAGCATCAGCATCAGCATCTGCATCAGCATCGGCATCGGCATCGGCATCGGCATCGGCATCGGCATCGGCATCGGCATCGGCATCGGCATCGGCATCGGCATCGGCATCGGCATCGGCGTCTGCATCGGCGTCAGCGTCGGCATCAGCGTCGGCATCAGCATCGGCGTCTGCATCGGCATCGGCGTCTGCATCAGCATCGGCATCGGCATCGGCATCGGCATCGGCATCGGCATCGGCGTCAGCATCAGCATCAGCATCAGCATCAGCATCAGCATCAGCATCAGCATCAGCATCAGCATCGGCGTCTGCATCGGCATCGGCATCGGCATCGGCATCAGCATCAGCATCAGCATCAGCATCAGCATCAGCATCAGCATCAGCGTCGGCATCAGCGTCCGCATCGGCATCACCGTCTGCATCCGCATCGGCGTCAG
This region of Variovorax sp. RKNM96 genomic DNA includes:
- a CDS encoding TolC family protein → MKERNATGRRRTGTGVLCAALCASFALPPTTAFAQEEGDGSPPPSLSLSRRLSTPSIGAASYAQRVKQALITLSQEYPEVQTAQAAAATSSYSVDAAKQARYPRFKIGTSSGNYNSGADNAKTQSYTVLTAEARVSLIDGGAMSAAQRAAEAGNKADDEAVITTSQKVVLDALTAYLQVQRFDLKKQIAHRATEVVAELSKAEARRVALGVSGDNDLNMAASRRALVAARESDFEAQRDEALAKFRNYFKFSPNTESLPVLAAPLQWRIGSQEEALRRAESRSTEIAEAQGRIDRARALVDQQESSLYPTLDAVVVKSKDPRGVSPQDPTRAAFELNWNFGNGFDRQLRLRSALAEVANQEAKLEGVKNNLFELTSASWARTVSGREREKQLMEAVSTSGQAFRGRRRLMEFGRETLPKVLDAQLDYYTLLFDYVDGVFDLRISELRLARTTGELRIEPDGTNNWLDRIFGPPNRSVITEDGLLSALCISSNSACPNEPVVERSPGAAANNPPLRRTPRLMPR
- a CDS encoding HlyD family type I secretion periplasmic adaptor subunit codes for the protein MNLKSDLPQILQDEDQKRAAQTSPQGRRRQWIIGGAVAVLALVGLGFPMETVVVAPGRVIPSDRVKSIQHLEGGIVSAVLVKEGETVKQGQSLVEIDLGGSGLNFEELTARYAATQATRIRLMAESRGQPLSRQSFAADIDESVFEGELGAYQARALEQRGVMAGAVSGLEQARSKQLEQQAKVKGLGDRLELMQKELEISEQLLSEKLVGQVEVLEKRRQAEGVRSELAVARQGVISANAAITESQAKMAEAEGRYRRRASDELATVERQFASLSEDLARARTQRSRTVVKAPSDGIVKGLRSSSPGWVVKPGESILEVVPDKDEIMVEARLNPNDRGFVEVGQSARVKITAYDYLRYGAVEGKVMLVAADADRDAAISQGAPYYRLLISMSQSHVGRTENRITAGMESEVDLRVGTDPFIWYILRPVLKLRREAFREP
- a CDS encoding ATP-binding cassette domain-containing protein; amino-acid sequence: MIKFLLPSQLVAETPDVPGASPYAKALNTAFRAAYPLVKSAAWRSLPISLFGLLPSIFLLQVYDRVLSRSGTSTLAALVSGILFFLCIEFWLRTRRSRMLRNAGAIIDHGVSGALLQSMLARPLRALEARPASVWQQYFRDVGSVRGTVTGGLAQSIFDLPMAIFALVVIGIVALPVLPVVAAFLAIMSFLAWWWADEVRAGRVEEVQRGRGLDRMTSEICNARETLKTQANDGPISDMWRQTYNAWLTESFSKNGQIETARDGTTVLLTVFSVVVVTVGAISVMEQWMTVGGLVASNMLALKALQPVAGLVSNWRSLATAKEAAKRLETVLGEQVEKPPTGMTLPQPLGRITLKDVSFSFTETAQQPVLESVDLDIGPGGLHVIVGRNGAGKSTLVKLISGLYAPTRGIVSIGEYDLSQFGREELSRWISYLSQEVYWFGGTLIDTMRRAAPGQSDEQIVSACKLSGAHDFISRLPDGYRTMVGEGGTGVSVGERRKLALAMSFLRKPSVLVLDEPSNDLDFQSERNLLATLLAVAKVRTVVVVTHSLRIVSAASVVYHVTGQGDVEQGTAAVMVPKLFGVKKPLVAVGDEDNAGAPASRSMA